In Paenibacillus larvae subsp. larvae, the following proteins share a genomic window:
- a CDS encoding DUF2798 domain-containing protein: MPTSKKESIQFGLMMCFGMVLVMTIYNLLLNGVNGSITIPKVIGEFILGFVIALMLDIFIVGPGVKKIVFKLPIDKSKKLNVIIAMSTFMVMGMAFFMSFFGLAVKYLHDGINSSSLMLDYWSTFSKNFIAAYPLQIIVMGPLVRHLFNKYVLKDKNVGPA; encoded by the coding sequence ATGCCAACAAGTAAGAAGGAAAGCATACAATTTGGTTTAATGATGTGCTTTGGGATGGTTTTAGTTATGACTATCTATAATCTTTTATTAAATGGAGTAAATGGTTCTATTACAATTCCTAAAGTTATAGGGGAGTTTATTTTAGGGTTTGTTATTGCATTAATGTTAGATATATTTATAGTTGGTCCAGGGGTAAAAAAAATCGTATTTAAATTACCAATAGATAAATCTAAAAAATTAAATGTTATCATCGCAATGTCAACATTTATGGTAATGGGTATGGCTTTCTTTATGTCATTTTTTGGATTGGCAGTAAAGTATCTTCATGACGGTATTAATAGTAGCTCCCTAATGTTAGATTACTGGTCTACATTTAGTAAGAATTTTATTGCTGCTTATCCATTGCAAATAATTGTTATGGGTCCACTTGTTCGCCATTTGTTTAATAAATATGTTTTGAAAGATAAAAATGTTGGTCCTGCATAA